In Lotus japonicus ecotype B-129 chromosome 5, LjGifu_v1.2, one genomic interval encodes:
- the LOC130717767 gene encoding DEAD-box ATP-dependent RNA helicase 3, chloroplastic-like: MASSSSSVAVVSSTYQTPLLELLKRPTTATAFISLDNRSRFSSVLLRTSNLNRTRLRLVSSAVATPNSSVLTAEEAFKGLALDDVNADGYDLAPPTTVSNDELDISKLGLPSELVRSLVNRGITSLFPIQRAVLVPALEGKDIIARAKTGTGKTLAFGIPIIKGVTDDSQSPQRRSGRLPKALVLAPTRELAKQVEKEIKESAPYLSTVCVYGGVAYATQQNALSRGVDVVVGTPGRIIDLVNGNSLRLTEVQYLVLDEADQMLAVGFEEDVETILQTVPTGRQTMLFSATMPGWVKKLSRKYLNKPLTIDLVGEDEEKLAHGIKLYAVSATTNSKRTMLSDLVTVYAKGGKTIVFTRTKKDADEVSLSLTNSIASEALHGDISQHQRERTLNGFRQGKFTVLVATDVASRGLDIPNVDLVIHYELPNDPETFVHRSGRTGRAGKEGTAILMYTSNQRRTVRSLEHDVGCKFEFVSPPATQEILESSAEQVVAALSRVHPESVEFFTATAQKLVEERGTSVLAAALAQLSGFSRPPSSRSLINQEQGCITLQLTRDLDALHGKYLSARSVTGFLSDVYSPAADEVGKIHLIADERVQGAVFDLPEDIARELLKKDIPPGNTISLITKLPALQDDEPTSDYYGRFSDRGQSNRRGGSRDRGGFRSSSSGWGGDRSSDDEFGNTYGRGGRGGRGGRSYGSGNSRSGMGRRSSGDDWLIGGGRSSRSSPSNRGSSGGACFNCGQSGHFAAECPKKRNSF; this comes from the exons atggcttcttcttcttcttccgtcGCGGTTGTTTCCTCCACATACCAAACCCCTCTTCTCGAACTCCTCAAACGACCAACCACCGCAACAGCCTTCATTTCTCTCGACAACCGCTCCCGCTTCAGCTCCGTTCTTCTCCGAACTTCCAACCTCAACAGGACCCGCCTCCGCCTTGTTTCTTCAGCCGTTGCCACCCCGAACTCCTCCGTCCTCACCGCCGAAGAAGCCTTCAAGGGTCTTGCTCTTGACGACGTTAACGCTGACGGGTATGACCTTGCTCCTCCCACCACTGTCAGCAACGACGAGCTCGACATTTCTAAGCTGGGTTTGCCTTCTGAACTCGTTCGTTCGCTTGTCAACCGTGGAATCACTAGTCTTTTCCCCATTCAG AGAGCTGTGTTAGTTCCTGCACTGGAAGGGAAAGATATCATTGCTAGAGCAAAGACTGGAACTGGAAAGACCTTAGCATTTGGAATTCCAATTATCAAAGGTGTCACTGATGATTCACAAAGTCCTCAGAG GCGGTCTGGGCGTCTTCCTAAGGCGTTGGTACTTGCGCCGACTAGGGAGTTAGCGAAGCAGGTCGAGAAGGAGATAAAAGAATCTGCACCTTACCTGAGCACAGTCTGTGTTTATGGTGGTGTTGCTTATGCAACACAGCAAAATGCACTTTCGCGTGGTGTTGATGTTGTGGTTGGAACACCTGGCAGAATAATTGACCTAGTAAATGGGAACAGCCTTAGACTGACTGAGGTTCAGTATTTGGTCCTTGATGAAGCTGATCAGATGCTTGCTGTTGGGTTCGAGGAGGATGTTGAAACAATTTTACAAACGGTCCCAACTGGGCGGCAGACCATGCTTTTTTCTGCAACCATGCCGGGTTGGGTGAAGAAATTGTCAAGAAAATATTTGAACAAACCATTGACAATTGATTTG GTCGGTGAGGATGAAGAGAAGCTTGCACACGGGATCAAGCTATATGCTGTATCAGCCACTACAAATTCAAAGCGGACAATGCTTTCCGATCTTGTAACT GTCTATGCAAAGGGTGGGAAGACTATTGTTTTCACGCGGACAAAAAAAGATGCTGATGAAGTATCATTGTCATTAACAAATAGTATAGCTTCTGAAGCACTGCATGGTGATATCTCTCAGCATCAGAGAGAGAGAACGTTGAATGGTTTCCGGCAAGGAAAATTCACAGTGCTTGTTGCCACTGATGTTGCCTCTCGTGGACTTGATATTCCTAATGTTGATTTG GTTATACATTATGAACTTCCCAATGATCCTGAGACTTTTGTACATCGCTCTGGTCGTACCGGTCGTGCAGGAAAAGAGGGTACTGCCATTCTGATGTATACCAGTAACCAGAGGAGAACTGTTAGATCCCTTGAGCATGATGTAGGCTGCAAATTTGAATTTGTTAGTCCACCAGCTACGCAGGAGATTTTGGAATCATCTGCCGAGCAAGTTGTTGCTGCACTTAGTAGAGTTCATCCTGAATCTGTTGAATTTTTCACCGCAACTGCACAAAAACTAGTTGAGGAACGAGGAACAAGTGTCCTTGCAGCTGCACTAGCACAACTGAGTGGGTTCTCTCGACCTCCATCATCCCGGTCTCTTATCAATCAGGAACAG GGATGCATTACATTACAACTAACTCGAGATCTAGATGCTCTTCATGGAAAATATCTTTCTGCTAGATCAGTCACTGGGTTTCTTTCTGATGTTTATTCTCCAGCTGCTGATGAAGTTGGAAAAATACATTTAATTGCAGATGAAAGG GTTCAAGGAGCTGTTTTTGATCTTCCGGAGGATATTGCTAGAGAGTTGCTCAAGAAGGACATACCCCCTGGAAACACTATTTCCTTGATCACCAAG TTACCTGCTTTGCAAGATGATGAACCTACAAGTGATTACTATGGGAGGTTTTCTGACAGAGGTCAAAGCAACCGGAGGGGGGGTTCTAGGGATCGGGGAGGTTTTAGAAGCTCCTCATCGGGATGGGGTGGGGACCGAAGCTCTGATGACGAGTTTGGCAATACATATGGGAGAGGGGGGAGAGGTGGGAGAGGTGGTAGAAGTTATGGATCCGGTAACAGCAGGTCTGGAATGGGAAGAAGAAGCAGTGGGGATGACTGGCTAATTGGAGGTGGACGATCAAGCAGGTCTTCACCATCGAACAG AGGCAGCAGTGGAGGTGCCTGTTTTAATTGTGGACAATCTGGGCATTTTGCAGCAGAGTGTCCCAAAAAACGGAACTCATTTTAG